AAACACGTCCTCCAGCTCCTCCGCCATGGTCCTCGAGTTCTCACGGACGAACCAGGACACCTCACCTGTCTCCATGCCATTCACAAACCCCCGCAGGACACTAAGTTCTAGGTACATCTGGTGGGCGGCGCTGCGAGGGTCTCCACATTCCACATGCACGTTCTGGGGAAAGAATAGGTGGCCAATCAAGAGTTGGAAAGAAGATGAGCTGCAGAGAGCGATGCATAAGAATAGAAATGTTATGCACAGAAATTACACAACTATAATGAGATGTAGAAACTAACACACATGACGATCCAGTATCAAATGGCACTGGCTGGTGGGGAGATGCCTCAAGAGTAGGGTTGCAAAAGGTGGGAAAGTTTTCAAGAAAAATAGAAACTTTCCAAGGAAAATTTCTGGGAATTTGGGGAATTTTTTGGAAGTTCTCAATTTATTCACACATGTATAATTGTATTACTAAACAAACCAATTTTGGTTAATATATTAAGTAATTAATTGGTTAATAATATTAATTAAAAAGTTTTAAGCAACAAAAATTGTATTtccaataggttaggttaagtttaaggaactttcaaacacatgatacccagacacctatagcataaattaacaaagaaagaccTATAGTGATTGTTtggggtttgttaggttaggttaggctaattgGAGGGCGGAATGAGCCTCAATTGGCGTCACTCAAACAATCAAACTGTGTCATCAACGGGCAAAGGGACTTTCACTAACATCCCCCTAAAACTGAAATCTAAAGAAGCAACAATAACCTCAGcctcaaaaatatataaaaaaataaaataaaaaaagcccaaagGCACCACAGgcaaatttgtgatttttttttcaattctcagTTCCAAAAAATTCCAGAAACTTCCCATGGAAAGTTTACCAGTTCAAAATTCCTGGGAATTTTACAACCCAACTCAGGAGGACACAAAACAATGCTGAGAGGGGCAATGCAAGTGGGTCCTGTCAACACTTACAGCAATGGTGGATGCGTCTGGAGCAGGGGAACTTAGGACAATAAGAGGACGCTTCCAGGTGCAGGTGAGGCTGACACTGGAGCTCCTCACCTCATCCTCGCTGGGCAAGACACTGTAAGTTGCCTCCACAGCAGTGTCCACCTGAAGAGTCGAGAGGAAGTGTGAGGTAATGCACAATGGACTGGTGTGttggaaaggaaatgggaatgagagtgagaggaggaggcttCTGCAGGATCTCTGTATACAGGAAAATGATGCTAATGGCTAACGATCTAGTAAATTAAGTGAGAGATGGATGAAGTTTTGCACCTGGAAAGCAACTGTGCCCCCTAGATCAGAGTAAGCATTAAGAAACATTTGGTCTTACAGATTTTGTGATCATAGTTAACGTTTGTGTTCGGGCAACAGGGAATGTAAAAAGGCAATGtgatactcttcctttctttttttcttttttttcctttacataaGCTTTTTCTTTTACCCATATCCTGTTTATACAAGATAAATTtcagaatatgaaggaaagaagggaatatggGGAAGCTGcatgaaacaaatatgaaaagagaagagcAAGGGCCATCACACCCACCCGTTTAGTGGGTCCAACAGCCATGTGGTGCCTCATGAGGTGGTCCAGGGAGGGGAGGGTATCAATGTCATGGTAGGGACCCCCTGAAGTGACCAACGTGCGAGAGTGAGTGTCCTTCTCCCGGTGAATGCCGACAAACAGCGTCCCCTGCGGCAGGAGATTTTTTCTTTAGGTTCTGTTCTTAAAATCATATAAAGTACAGCATATTGACTAAATTACTGAAAGGTAAACCAAGATGCAATTCTAATATATGAAAATGACTGCAGTTTTACTCATAGAACAACTCTTCAAATATCTGAATATAATCAAACATTTTGTGAGTCATGGCAATGGCAGATGACTGACTCAGACTTTTAATGGCTGTAGAAAACAATAGAACAGGATGTAAATTGCAAACAGGTcctaagaaacaaacaaacaaataaaaaatagctTGCTTACTTAAAATACTGAAATGAAAAACTGTGCAGTATTTCAATTTTCAAGGGCTAAGTCATGAGGCCAATAAATGTGGATGTTAACATTGAAATAATTTTCTTGACACAAAACATTTAGAATCTTTTTGAGGATAATTAATATATAACTTTGCAGTTCTCCTTCATGCACTTGCTCCCCCAAATTGTTATAGGTGTATGCATCTAACTGTTACAGAACCTAAACACTCATATCTAACCTACACATACATTAAACTGTTGCAGAACCTTACCTGGGCATCCTTCCCATCACAGACAACCCACAGAGGCACAAACTCTGCCTGCTCGGGAAGCTTACACAGTGCTAAGTTGAGCTTTGAGGCAATCAAGCTGTTAGGGAACCAATATAGATTCATCAGTATAGTTTGTCTCAGTAATTCATTGCACACAaacaccacaccctcaccatcatcctcatcctgTGTAAACTGGGTGAGGAGTTTAGTCTTACCACAATATAACTTGTAATAAAAGAATTGCCTGATCAAATGAAGGGTTACTGAAATTTATCACCTGGCACAATATGCCATTCAAGTAGTACTGTAATATTAGAGCTTTACTGTGACTAATGATATCACTCACATACAGTTTCAAGTTACACAGTGCCACTATTTTTGGAAATGAATTTAGCCCTGGTTCACCAACTCTTTATAAAGCTGGCCAATTCTGCCCCAACATTCATGACACAAGAATGATAATTAAAATCAATCAATTATATAATCATTTAACTGAAAATAAGACATGAAATAACACATGAGAAACAACTAATAACCACAAATACACTGTTCTTGAAATCAGTACTGCCAAAATGGCCAAAAAAGCATATACCactgagaaataaatataaatatgcagcGATACAACTCTAAGAACCAAGCCAACACATGTACAGACTTACATGGCCTTGGCACTTGGAATGGGAATGTAGGTGAGGcttgctttccctttcttcttgccACTGCTAGGGTTGAGGGCAATGGTGAATGGCGACAAGTCTTCATTATCCTGCATGAAGGGGCACTTGAGAGGAGAGCCCGTCACATCCAGATCAGTGGCTGAAAAATGTAAAGGAATTGTGGAATGCAgaaaatttaatatatatatatatatatatatatatatatatatatctctatatatatctatatatatatatatatatatctatatatatatatctatatatatatatatatatatatatatatatatatatatatatatatatatatatatatatatatatatatatatatgaacagcaGAGGCTTTCTTTCCAGGATCCCATTTTTTCCAGATTTCAGATTTACCATGAAAATTTTGGATGGTCTAAATTCCCTTACACCATCTTGTTATTTGTAAGCCAACCATAGCTCACAATTATATCTGTCAGTAACTGCACACAGTGGTGGTGTTGTATTTGTTGCACCTGGCCATGAGTTAATAGGACACTGTACTAAGAATCAACATTTATtgataaatcaaataaataaggtaaatgttAACATAATGTTAATAAGCAATGAAGTCAAAATTCAATAATCCACAGAGCTTAATTAAAGGATATAGAAGTATAAAGATTACAAACCCCCATATTGTAAGCCATCTGTGTGGGGCGTGTGGCCATTCCTCTTAGACACTGGGGTGCtgcaggtggtgctggtgctgctgcaaAGTCTCTTGTGCTGTAGTAAAACACAACAATTAttaactgagtgtgtgtgtgtgcatgtgttcaTATGGTTCAAAATTTGAATATGGCACTTGGCTACCACAAACTTTTCACAAGTTTAGTGACTCAGCCTCATGTTGACCGGTGGTACAGTATTCATAATGGGGTGATGCATGCTCATAGATTCAAAGGGATGACAGATGAGACCTCCAACCCCCCTCAAAAGTTGGGGAATAACAGTACATTATAGAAAACAAGATGCATTTCAGAACCGACCTGAGTAAATTTCTCCACAAGAAGTATTTCAGGAAGATTTTTATTGGCAGAGAGGAGCACCGCTGGGCACTGCTGTCGAGAGATAACCACCTGCTCCTCCCCCACAGCCAGGGCCTCCCCGTCCTCTGTCTTCCTCTGGAGCAGCCTGCAGCACACAACAGAAACTTAGACACTGAGATACTTTTCTGTTTCTAATAATATTTAAAACAATTGTAGGATTAACCAGTGCATACATATTCCACAAAGGGTAGACTGGTTTATTAGCAAGCGTTGGAACTCCCTGCCCTCTGATGTGGTTAATGCTCCCAGCATTTCAACATTCAAGTCTAAGCTACAGTTACTTCTGAGTGCTGAACTCTCCTTCTAAATACCTTTTCTAACTATTTCTTCTATAACTTTTAATTCTATTGTTCAAGTCTGATATTATGATAAGCTGAAGTCATGTCATTTAATTCATTTTAATTGGAAGACACACTCAATCAGTCACTATATGTCAACTGTATTAGTAGTGCTGCCTGCTCGCCTGACTGGAGTGTCTGACTATTACTTTTGGGCCTTGCCTTCCCcgcagtctcaatggccccctagccaattttggtttagaggggtgagtatgggcaaacacttgAATAATAACGAATATCTCGTTCcctacttaaccaactgctcCTCTGCTGTTATGTATGTATTCTAATAACCTTTAAACCTCAAGGAAAGCCACAGGGGAGGGCGTATAGCAGTAACAAAAGGAGGGCGGGAACACGGACACGCCTATCCACCTTAATTACACCTCAAGAACAGTTTCCATGGAGTAAGAGGGACACAACACACAGCCACGGTTATCTCACCTCGACAGGACGCCCCGGATCTCCTCCTTGATATCCTGCATGGtcataaaggaaagaggaaggcccAGAAATACGGAGGTGTTTTGAAAGGGAGGCAAATTGTGTCTTTTCAACGGGTAAGCTTTTCAGAGGGTATCCTTTTCAAGGGTATCCTTTTCAGTGAATATCCTTTTCAATGGGTAACCTTTTTAATAAGTATCCTTTTCAATGAATATCCTTTTCAATGGGTATCCTTTTCAATAATAATCTTTTTCAATGGGTATCCTTATCTATGGGTATCCTTGTCTATGGGtatatatctttttccttccttttccactttattTATTCTCCTCTGTTCGTTTCCACTTTTCAGAACCAGTGTATTgctagaaaaaagagaagaaaactttAAGAAGTGattgatttgattgattgatagtttagtgtaattttgttgatctcaaaatgttccttcatCAGCTAGTTTGCCATTATCACACTCCTAGCAAGCTATTTTCAGTTTTTAGCAGTGGATGAtgcaagaaaaaaattataaatcgTCTGAACCATATCCTTCCCTTGGTACGGACACTTATTTACTCTGCATAATCTTAATGTAAGGTAATTAAGTTTGATTAgctaacaaacaaaaaattagGCTATCTATTCTAAGACATTTTTATTTTGTGTAAGTCCAAAAATTACCtcaatatttgtagaaaaaatacaataaaatcaaAATTAAAATAGATGTCTCAGGAAT
The Eriocheir sinensis breed Jianghai 21 chromosome 12, ASM2467909v1, whole genome shotgun sequence DNA segment above includes these coding regions:
- the LOC126997491 gene encoding protein zwilch homolog, with the translated sequence MTMQDIKEEIRGVLSRLLQRKTEDGEALAVGEEQVVISRQQCPAVLLSANKNLPEILLVEKFTQHKRLCSSTSTTCSTPVSKRNGHTPHTDGLQYGATDLDVTGSPLKCPFMQDNEDLSPFTIALNPSSGKKKGKASLTYIPIPSAKAILIASKLNLALCKLPEQAEFVPLWVVCDGKDAQGTLFVGIHREKDTHSRTLVTSGGPYHDIDTLPSLDHLMRHHMAVGPTKRVDTAVEATYSVLPSEDEVRSSSVSLTCTWKRPLIVLSSPAPDASTIANVHVECGDPRSAAHQMYLELSVLRGFVNGMETGEVSWFVRENSRTMAEELEDVFSSIKEKGARAKREDEGGFDFDMMIEGQFFNWRQNMDFTDRLWSILMRCESYQELQDGLNFVFKAVAGEEIRPQIHARNTTQVGCLLRNLMRGQGGLPELTGLTPLHMLVEMGCEKIKRDYINIFQAGELVTGEQLAWFVRGEAAAGGAGSNMSHVIAQLERLHVALQVVVALRTYLNLSLTSLTHFTAQVLNQMKEEQPTSNHSFSLKLDTLSVHAQFESMKEDTWEVSLHSQEGSYSKLLVCHFSHTPLIQLPSNDSEFDEVVEGEVKEKEEYEDEYFCTFFSSVTDKLLQQ